Proteins encoded within one genomic window of Ranitomeya variabilis isolate aRanVar5 chromosome 4, aRanVar5.hap1, whole genome shotgun sequence:
- the LOC143767792 gene encoding chemerin-like receptor 1: MEKIMENVTYLISPENATDSEYINYQNYTGNNEHTAIVIQAICFVVICSVFCLLGMIGNGLVIWFGFFRMKKTVNVVWFLSLAIADFFFALTIPVYFAQLLLASWSIVSCKLMPLLFYLNTSVSVLQLTVISVDRCLCVVFPVWCHNHRRPRLAFTIALIIWMFSFALATPYITYKEDTLPNFNGTLCFLDIENYISLEKTIFGFVFYFLLPFIIIVSCYTVVVLHMRKKHIFTSSKPLKTIMAIIIAFFICWFPSYFISFSNI; the protein is encoded by the coding sequence ATGGAAAAAATAATGGAGAATGTAACATATTTGATTTCCCCGGAAAATGCCACAGATTCAGAATATATAAATTATCAAAACTACACAGGAAATAATGAACATACTGCCATTGTCATTCAGGCCATTTGCTTTGTGGTGATCTGCTCAGTGTTTTGTTTGTTGGGAATGATTGGAAACGGTCTTGTCATCTGGTTCGGCTTCTTCAGGATGAAAAAGACAGTCAACGTTGTGTGGTTCCTCAGCTTGGCCATCGCTGATTTCTTCTTTGCATTAACCATTCCTGTGTATTTTGCACAATTATTATTAGCAAGTTGGTCAATAGTTTCATGCAAACTAATGCCGCTACTTTTTTATCTTAACACATCAGTCAGTGTCCTCCAGCTCACGGTCATCAGTGTAGACCGATGCCTCTGTGTCGTGTTCCCGGTATGGTGTCATAACCACCGGAGGCCAAGATTGGCTTTCACCATTgccctgatcatttggatgttttcatTTGCTCTGGCTACACCCTACATAACATATAAAGAAGACACGTTACCCAATTTCAATGGAACACTTTGCTTTCTTGACATAGAAAATTATATTTCCCTAGAAAAGACAATTTTTGGCTTTGTTTTCTACTTTCTTTTACCTTTTATAATCATTGTCTCCTGTTACACCGTGGTTGTCTTGCACATGAGAAAGAAACACATCTTCACATCATCTAAGCCTTTAAAAACCATCAtggccatcatcattgccttctttATCTGCTGGTTTCCTAGCTACTTTATTTCcttttctaatatataa